One stretch of Flavobacteriales bacterium DNA includes these proteins:
- the rpsR gene encoding 30S ribosomal protein S18 codes for MAGKDSDIRYLTPISIDVKSDKYCRFKKLGIKYVDYKDPEFLLKFINEQGKILPRRITGNSAKYQKKVAQAVKRARHLAILPYLADQLK; via the coding sequence ATGGCTGGAAAAGATTCAGATATCAGATATTTAACGCCAATTAGTATTGACGTTAAAAGCGATAAATATTGTAGATTCAAAAAATTAGGGATTAAATATGTAGATTATAAAGATCCTGAGTTTTTATTGAAATTTATTAACGAACAAGGTAAAATTTTACCAAGAAGAATAACAGGAAACTCTGCTAAATATCAAAAGAAAGTAGCTCAAGCAGTTAAGAGAGCTCGTCATTTAGCGATTTTACCATATCTTGCGGATCAATTAAAATAA
- the rpsF gene encoding 30S ribosomal protein S6, protein MNNYETVFILTPVLSDVQVKEAVEKFQSVLKDAGAKLSQTENWGLKKMAYPIQKKSTGFYTLFQFEGAGDVVEKLELAFRRDERILRFLTTKMDKHHVAFAERRRSKAKA, encoded by the coding sequence ATGAACAATTACGAAACTGTTTTCATTTTAACTCCCGTTTTATCTGATGTTCAGGTAAAGGAAGCAGTAGAGAAATTCCAGAGCGTTCTTAAAGATGCTGGAGCGAAGCTTTCTCAAACGGAGAATTGGGGATTGAAAAAAATGGCATATCCAATTCAAAAGAAATCAACAGGTTTTTATACATTATTTCAGTTTGAAGGAGCTGGTGATGTTGTAGAAAAATTAGAACTTGCATTTAGACGTGACGAGCGTATTTTACGTTTCTTAACAACTAAAATGGATAAGCACCATGTTGCTTTCGCAGAAAGAAGAAGAAGTAAAGCTAAAGCTTAA
- a CDS encoding patatin-like phospholipase family protein gives MKTLKFVFLILITCTLTSNFSAQKVGLVLSGGGALGLAHVGAIKALEEHNIPIDYITGTSAGALVGSFYASGYSPQEMEALVGSKLFLKMAFGKIDKDLDYYYRNPENDAALLKIWFEKEFSISKAIPTNITNSALLDFEFMTTFSGVSKAADYNFNNLFVPFRCVGSDVNTKQAVIFNKGHLNQAVRASMTFPGYLRPIKVDGKLLFDGGLYNNFPSDIMYNDFYPDIIIGVNLSDSITPPDEDDVLSQLKSMVINRNDVDILCDNGILISPKVSIGTFDFEEAQTAIQEGYDATIKSMDAIKAQIARRVSTDSLILRRNNFKSKVAQLNPTINLITIEGVSSNQARYIKNALIHRNEIEIDFHTLKERFFKLLADEKIKSLYPIAKYNPHSKKYEVKINVIPQKPVAIKFGGVFSSRPINTGYFGLEYLKLGKIGLKLNSDIHFGKYYGSTGIGIQTDFNTRIPFYLKGYGVLNNWDYFKSFTTFFDAVKPSYIIQNESFYGGEIGIPLGKQIKLTFNTSHGINKDSYYQTDNFSASDTADITYFSAHVNSLSLRTSTLNRKAYSSEGRFFSVSGKYIKGLEDYYPGSTANATVDQFNIPHYDFWLTAHYEQYLKFHKNIRLGIEVEAVNSWRNQFFGNYTSTVLNAPIYQPFPESKTHFFREYASHGYVGLGAKLVTPIRPNIDLRGEVYLFRPSVLIERTNTNTASYNYNVSFNDYRYLATAKLVFHSPIGPLAFAVNYYDAQPNSPWNFSLNYGYILFNKRFIK, from the coding sequence GTGAAAACGCTAAAGTTTGTATTTCTTATTTTGATTACGTGTACTTTAACAAGCAATTTTAGTGCCCAAAAAGTCGGTTTAGTTTTAAGTGGTGGTGGAGCACTTGGCCTTGCACATGTTGGGGCTATAAAAGCCTTGGAGGAACACAACATTCCCATTGATTATATAACAGGGACTAGTGCAGGAGCATTAGTGGGAAGTTTTTATGCTAGTGGATACTCACCACAAGAAATGGAGGCATTAGTGGGAAGCAAACTCTTTTTAAAAATGGCCTTTGGTAAAATTGATAAGGACTTAGATTACTATTACAGAAATCCAGAAAATGATGCTGCTCTTTTAAAAATTTGGTTTGAAAAAGAATTTTCAATTAGTAAAGCTATTCCTACTAACATTACCAATTCAGCTTTACTAGACTTTGAATTTATGACCACCTTTTCAGGTGTCTCTAAAGCTGCAGATTATAACTTCAACAATCTTTTTGTCCCTTTTCGATGCGTTGGCTCTGACGTTAACACTAAACAGGCTGTTATTTTTAACAAAGGACATCTTAACCAAGCTGTGAGAGCTTCCATGACTTTCCCTGGTTACCTGAGGCCTATCAAAGTTGACGGAAAACTTTTATTTGATGGGGGATTGTATAATAATTTCCCTAGTGACATTATGTATAACGACTTTTACCCTGACATTATTATTGGGGTAAACTTATCTGATTCAATTACACCTCCGGATGAAGATGATGTACTTTCTCAACTAAAAAGTATGGTCATTAACAGAAATGACGTTGATATTTTATGTGATAATGGTATTTTAATCTCCCCAAAAGTTTCTATCGGAACCTTTGACTTTGAGGAAGCTCAAACAGCTATTCAAGAGGGCTATGATGCAACCATAAAATCGATGGATGCTATTAAGGCCCAAATAGCCAGAAGAGTGAGTACAGACAGCCTTATTCTTAGAAGAAACAACTTTAAATCTAAAGTTGCCCAATTAAACCCAACAATTAACTTAATTACTATTGAGGGAGTTTCAAGTAATCAGGCTCGGTATATCAAGAATGCATTGATTCATCGAAATGAAATTGAGATCGACTTTCACACCTTAAAGGAACGTTTCTTTAAACTTCTTGCTGACGAAAAAATCAAATCATTATACCCTATTGCTAAATACAATCCACACTCTAAAAAATACGAAGTTAAAATCAATGTCATTCCTCAGAAACCCGTTGCTATAAAGTTTGGAGGTGTTTTTTCCTCAAGGCCAATCAACACTGGTTATTTTGGTTTAGAGTACTTAAAACTAGGCAAAATAGGATTAAAACTAAATAGCGATATTCACTTTGGTAAATATTATGGTTCGACGGGAATAGGCATTCAAACAGATTTTAATACCAGAATACCTTTTTACCTCAAAGGGTACGGAGTACTAAACAACTGGGATTATTTTAAAAGTTTTACCACATTCTTTGACGCTGTCAAACCTTCATATATTATTCAAAATGAAAGTTTTTATGGAGGAGAAATTGGCATCCCTTTGGGGAAACAAATCAAGTTGACGTTCAATACTTCCCATGGAATCAATAAAGATAGTTATTATCAAACAGATAATTTTTCTGCAAGTGACACTGCTGACATCACCTACTTTTCTGCGCATGTCAACAGTCTTAGCTTACGCACCTCAACCTTAAATCGAAAAGCTTATTCTTCTGAGGGAAGATTTTTCTCTGTTTCTGGGAAATACATCAAAGGACTAGAAGACTACTACCCAGGAAGTACAGCCAATGCAACAGTAGATCAATTTAACATTCCCCATTACGATTTTTGGTTAACTGCACATTATGAACAATACCTTAAATTCCACAAGAACATTAGACTAGGTATTGAAGTTGAAGCTGTAAACAGCTGGCGAAATCAATTTTTTGGAAATTACACTTCTACTGTTTTAAACGCTCCTATTTATCAGCCATTTCCAGAAAGTAAAACCCACTTTTTTAGAGAATACGCTTCTCATGGTTATGTTGGTCTAGGAGCCAAACTTGTTACACCAATTCGACCGAATATTGATTTACGTGGCGAAGTTTATTTATTCCGCCCTTCAGTCCTTATTGAACGTACGAACACCAATACCGCTAGCTATAATTACAATGTTTCTTTTAACGACTACAGGTATCTTGCTACTGCTAAGCTGGTTTTTCACAGTCCAATTGGCCCACTAGCTTTTGCTGTAAACTATTATGATGCTCAACCCAACTCTCCTTGGAATTTTTCTTTAAACTATGGATATATTTTGTTTAATAAACGATTCATTAAATAA